Proteins from one Pecten maximus unplaced genomic scaffold, xPecMax1.1, whole genome shotgun sequence genomic window:
- the LOC117321443 gene encoding uncharacterized protein K02A2.6-like yields the protein MTDQAAAAVPQPAPQIIHVPTNIPFPPKLDLKGNICTNWKRFKRVWDNYEVASGLSNKENSMRTATFLTCIGPDALEIFEGFEFADDNESKNLDVVIGKFNTFCIGKTNEIYERYLFNRREQEQSENIDTYVSALRKLAKTCNYGTLEDNLIRDRIVIGVRDNTTRKKLLQESQLTLTKCIDLCRANEKTSMQLKDIAQEDIHYVKKQNERKPPANFRKGPDATPKHKELPECKYCDRRHVLKRELCPAWGEKCAKCGKFNHFSVKCSGSNNVGRNPVKHRNKKGKLLHHVDDYDESSDESEEYMFSVEEVNSCTTKSNRINAVMLIKNQTVEFQLDCGSSVNVLPAHIYRHVCRDRKLSKLNHTNKTLIMFNKTETKPEGKQSILLVNPKNNCKYVLEFVIVEGDFHPILGSQAIQTMNLITVNHGHIQRNISEVHDIKRSDIPDLTKSDLEKQYPDVFQGEGKFKGDKLHLQIDSSVPPVKLPVRKQPLALKERVKGELDRLVEKDIIIPVNEPTDWISSIVVVTKPSGKVRLCIDPQPLNKALKRNHYSMPTLDDILPDLTKARIFSVADAKNGFWHVELDDESSYLTTFGTIWGRYRWKRMPFGISPAPEEFQRRMDEVVEGLLGVKAIHDDILIFGCGDTDEEARIDHDRNLLALLQRCRERGVKLNKEKLKLKLDQVTYMGHVISSKGLHADSQKVQAIKEMPTPQNKADVQRLLGMVNFVQRFAPRISEITAPLRQLIKHENEFAWNCAHDKAFEELKTVLTDTPVLQYFDPSKPTVLQSDASQSGLGACLLQEGHPVGYASRALTPTEQNYAQIEKELLSVVFGLEKFETYTYGRKVLVESDHKPLEIICRKSLLNAPKRLQRMLLKLQKFDLEVVYKPGSTMYMADTLSRAYLPFNTRSSTEVETEHVNAMQYLPISPERCKALQLATEQDPALSLLKSVIRKGWPLEKTSVPKEVQAYFGFREELTIQNGLVFKGNRVVVPFSEVPSLVERAHSSHSGIQSCLRRARECLYWPNMAHDIEDFVSKCEICNAASVDQGREPIINHPIPSRPWEKVGCDLFEYDQRNYLITVDYYSDYFEVDRLHDKTAKEIIVKLKANFARHGIPDSVFSDNGPPFGSRDFQSFSKAYEFKHSTSSPGYPQSNGKVENAVKIAKRLIRKSKDDGTDPYLALLDWRNTPTEGVLTSPNQRIFGRRTKTLLPTPSTLLVPQTPQSKDVAIKLKQRKEKQAYYYNRGTKQLGDLMIGDCVRIRPHGHNKSWTKAVVQDQPNIRSFNVQTEDGRVYRRNRRHLRKTHEICNPFVPNDELASNPENLPTNDPKDCNNSQAVMDNPETLPSQPVQEEPVSAPPNATTNSPQIHRTRYGRAVKRPTYLDDYA from the coding sequence ATGACAGATCAGGCTGCCGCCGCTGTTCCTCAACCAGCACCCCAAATTATACACGTACCTACCAATATACCATTTCCACCCAAACTTGATTTGAAGGGAAATATATGTACTAACTGGAAACGCTTCAAACGTGTCTGGGATAATTATGAAGTCGCCTCTGGTCTTTCAAATAAAGAGAACTCCATGCGTACTGCTACATTTCTTACATGCATTGGTCCAGATGCACTTGAAATATTTGAAGGGTTTGAATTCGCAGATGATAATGAGTCCAAAAATCTTGATGTTGTTATTGGAAAATTCAACACATTTTGCATTGGAAAAACCAATGAGATCTATGAACGCTACCTGTTTAATAGAAGGGAACAGGAACAAAGTGAAAACATTGATACTTATGTGTCGGCACTCAGAAAACTAGCTAAAACCTGCAATTATGGCACCCTTGAGGATAACCTTATCAGAGATCGTATTGTCATTGGGGTCCGTGACAATACGACTAGGAAAAAACTCTTACAAGAATCTCAGCTAACTCTGACAAAATGTATCGATCTCTGTCGAGCCAACGAGAAAACTTCTATGCAACTAAAAGATATAGCACAGGAAGACATACACTAtgtgaaaaaacaaaatgaaaggaAACCGCCTGCTAATTTCAGAAAAGGGCCAGATGCGACCCCTAAACATAAGGAACTTcctgaatgtaaatattgtgatcGCCGCCATGTTCTTAAAAGGGAACTTTGTCCTGCATGGGGGGAAAAGTGTGCGAAATGTGGTAAATTTAATCACTTCTCTGTAAAGTGTAGTGGATCTAACAATGTGGGTCGAAATCCGGTAAAGCACCGTAATAAAAAGGGCAAGTTGCTTCACCATGTAGACGACTATGATGAATCTTCCGACGAATCTGAGGAATACATGTTTTCCGTCGAAGAGGTGAACTCGTGCACAACAAAATCAAATCGGATCAACGCGGTTATGTTGATAAAAAACCAAACTGTGGAGTTTCAGCTCGATTGCGGTTCATCCGTTAACGTACTTCCAGCACACATCTACCGTCACGTGTGTCGTGACCGGAAACTGTCCAAGCTCAATCATACAAACAAAACTCTGATTATGTTCAATAAAACGGAAACTAAGCCTGAAGGGAAACAGTCCATTTTGTTAGTGAATCCGAAAAATAACTGTAAATATGTCTTGGAATTTGTCATTGTAGAGGGTGATTTTCATCCGATTCTGGGCTCCCAGGCAATCCAGACTATGAACTTGATCACTGTAAATCACGGTCATATTCAAAGAAACATATCAGAAGTTCATGATATCAAGCGGTCTGATATACCCGACCTCACAAAATCTGACCTTGAGAAACAATACCCTGATGTGTTTCAAGGTGAAGGCAAATTTAAGGGTGACAAACTACATCTACAAATAGACAGTTCTGTACCTCCGGTAAAGTTGCCTGTCCGGAAACAACCATTAGCGCTAAAGGAAAGGGTAAAAGGCGAACTTGATCGGTTAGTGGAGAAAGACATTATTATTCCTGTCAATGAACCTACTGACTGGATTTCATCAATAGTGGTTGTCACTAAACCGTCTGGAAAAGTAAGATTATGTATTGATCCACAACCATTGAACAAAGCGCTCAAACGAAATCATTACTCTATGCCAACATTGGATGATATTTTGCCTGACCTCACAAAGGCCAGAATCTTCTCCGTTGCTGATGCCAAAAACGGATTCTGGCATGTCGAATTGGATGACGAGAGTAGCTATCTTACTACTTTTGGAACTATATGGGGCAGATATCGTTGGAAACGAATGCCATTCGGAATTTCTCCGGCTCCAGAGGAGTTTCAGCGCCGTATGGATGAGGTTGTTGAGGGGCTCTTAGGAGTCAAAGCTATACATGACGACATCCTCATTTTTGGATGTGGTGACACGGATGAGGAGGCACGTATAGATCATGATAGGAATCTGTTGGCTCTATTACAACGCTGTCGTGAACGTGGCGTAAAACTCAATAAGGAAAAACTCAAATTGAAATTGGACCAAGTCACGTATATGGGCCATGTGATCTCGTCTAAGGGACTCCATGCTGACTCTCAAAAGGTTCAGGCTATTAAGGAAATGCCTACTCCTCAAAACAAGGCTGATGTGCAGAGGCTACTTGGGATGGTAAACTTTGTTCAGAGGTTCGCGCCTAGAATATCTGAAATCACTGCACCGCTGAGGCAGCTGATTAAACATGAAAACGAGTTTGCTTGGAACTGTGCGCATGACAAGGCTTTTGAGGAACTCAAAACAGTATTAACGGACACTCCTGTCTTACAATATTTTGATCCGTCAAAACCTACTGTACTCCAAAGTGATGCATCTCAATCAGGCCTTGGAGCATGCCTGCTACAAGAAGGCCACCCTGTTGGCTATGCATCTAGAGCTCTTACTCCTACCGAGCAGAATTATGCTCAGATTGAAAAGGAGCTTCTATCTGTCGTCTTCGGCcttgagaagtttgaaacaTACACTTATGGCAGGAAGGTTTTGGTAGAATCAGACCACAAGCCTCTAGAAATTATATGCCGCAAGAGTCTTCTAAATGCTCCTAAAAGGCTCCAACGAATGCTGTTAAAACTGCAAAAGTTTGACTTGGAGGTAGTCTACAAACCTGGTTCAACTATGTATATGGCCGATACGCTGAGCAGGGCCTACCTTCCGTTCAATACGCGCTCGTCTACTGAAGTTGAAACTGAGCATGTTAATGCAATGCAATACCTACCCATCTCGCCAGAGAGATGTAAAGCTCTACAGCTTGCTACTGAGCAAGACCCAGCCCTGTCACTTCTCAAAAGTGTTATCCGCAAGGGCTGGCCGTTGGAAAAAACGTCTGTGCCAAAGGAGGTTCAAGCATATTTTGGATTCCGTGAGGAGCTTACCATACAGAATGGACTTGTGTTTAAAGGCAATCGAGTTGTCGTGCCATTCAGTGAAGTACCTAGTCTCGTGGAACGTGCACATTCTAGTCATTCTGGGATACAGAGTTGTTTACGAAGAGCACGCGAATGTCTCTACTGGCCTAACATGGCACATGATATTGAGGACTTTGTTAGTAAATGTGAGATTTGCAATGCAGCTTCTGTTGATCAAGGTCGTGAGCCAATTATCAATCATCCAATACCAAGTCGTCCATGGGAAAAAGTTGGATGTGATCTATTTGAGTACGATCAAAGGAATTACTTGATCACAGTGGACTATTATTCGGACTACTTTGAGGTCGATCGACTACACGACAAAACGGCAAAGGAAATCATTGTGAAACTCAAAGCTAACTTCGCGCGCCATGGAATTCCTGATTCCGTGTTTTCCGACAATGGACCACCATTCGGAAGTAGAGATTTCCAAAGCTTCTCAAAAGCGTACGAGTTCAAACACTCAACCAGTTCCCCTGGTTACCCACAGTCTAACGGCAAAGTCGAAAACGCTGTGAAGATTGCGAAGCGCTTAATCAGGAAATCTAAGGATGACGGAACTGATCCTTATCTGGCTCTTCTCGATTGGAGGAACACACCGACGGAAGGGGTACTCACATCCCCGAACCAACGAATCTTTGGAAGGCGTACCAAAACATTATTGCCAACACCGAGTACATTGTTGGTACCTCAAACTCCGCAATCTAAGGATGTTGCAATAAAACTAAAACAGCGGAAGGAGAAACAAGCGTACTactataacagaggaacaaaACAACTAGGGGATCTCATGATTGGGGATTGTGTTAGAATACGACCACATGGACACAATAAGTCATGGACTAAAGCTGTAGTTCAGGATCAGCCTAACATTCGTTCCTTTAATGTGCAGACAGAAGATGGAAGGGTTTATCGAAGGAACCGTAGACATTTACGAAAAACACATGAAATTTGTAATCCGTTCGTACCTAATGACGAATTGGCATCAAATCCAGAAAATCTACCAACCAACGATCCGAAAGACTGCAACAACTCGCAAGCTGTAATGGACAATCCTGAAACCTTACCGAGTCAACCAGTACAAGAGGAACCTGTCAGCGCACCACCTAATGCAACAACAAATAGTCCGCAAATCCACCGTACTCGTTATGGAAGGGCTGTCAAACGACCAACATACCTGGATGACTATGCTTAG